The Pleuronectes platessa chromosome 10, fPlePla1.1, whole genome shotgun sequence genome contains a region encoding:
- the psenen gene encoding gamma-secretase subunit PEN-2, with product MNLERLPNEEKLGLCRKYYLAGFALLPFLWLVNVVWFFREAFVKPTYTEQLQIKTYVKRSGLGLLFWVAVLTTWISIFQHYRAEWGAVGDYLSFTIPLGIP from the exons ATGAACCTGGAGCGACTGCCCAATGAGGAGAAGCTCGGCCTCTGCAGAAAATACTACTTAG CTGGCTTTGCACTCCTCCCGTTCCTCTGGCTGGTCAATGTTGTTTGGTTCTTTCGGGAGGCCTTTGTGAAACCAACCTACACTGAACAACTCCAGATAAAAACAT ATGTGAAGCGGTCAGGGCTGGGGTTGCTGTTTTGGGTAGCAGTACTCACCACATGGATTTCCATCTTCCAGCACTACAGAGCAGAGTGGGGGGCAGTGGGAGATTACCTCTCCTTTACAATTCCACTGGGCATTCCCTGA
- the hspb6 gene encoding heat shock protein beta-6 isoform X2 encodes MDFVLPPSLPAGGIPWEKVLPPLIPRLNGAYGQHNWSQKLLIPEADNTSSAEVNCDGTGFTVQVDVKHFNPEDLMVKVIGDFVEVQGKHEERKDGPGFTTRQFNRRYRIPKGVDTMALESAMSPEGVLIISAPMMQTENSTSLT; translated from the exons ATGGACTTCGTCCTGCCACCCAGTCTGCCAGCTGGGGGTATCCCATGGGAGAAGGTTTTACCACCTCTCATTCCTCGGCTGAACGGGGCTTATGGACAACATAACTGGTCCCAGAAATTACTGATTCCAGAGGCTGATAATACCAGCTCGGCAGAG GTGAACTGTGACGGCACTGGATTTACAGTTCAAGTTGATGTAAAGCACTTCAACCCAGAGGACCTAATGGTTAAAGTGATCGGGGACTTTGTAGAAGTTCAGGGGAAGCACGAAGAAAGAAAG GACGGCCCTGGGTTTACTACCCGCCAGTTTAACCGCCGCTACCGGATCCCAAAGGGAGTGGACACCATGGCTCTGGAGTCGGCGATGTCTCCCGAGGGCGTCCTGATCATATCTGCACCTATGATGCAGACTGAGAACTCCACATCCCTGACCTAA
- the hspb6 gene encoding heat shock protein beta-6 isoform X1, with protein MDFVLPPSLPAGGIPWEKVLPPLIPRLNGAYGQHNWSQKLLIPEADNTSSAEVNCDGTGFTVQVDVKHFNPEDLMVKVIGDFVEVQGKHEERKKDGPGFTTRQFNRRYRIPKGVDTMALESAMSPEGVLIISAPMMQTENSTSLT; from the exons ATGGACTTCGTCCTGCCACCCAGTCTGCCAGCTGGGGGTATCCCATGGGAGAAGGTTTTACCACCTCTCATTCCTCGGCTGAACGGGGCTTATGGACAACATAACTGGTCCCAGAAATTACTGATTCCAGAGGCTGATAATACCAGCTCGGCAGAG GTGAACTGTGACGGCACTGGATTTACAGTTCAAGTTGATGTAAAGCACTTCAACCCAGAGGACCTAATGGTTAAAGTGATCGGGGACTTTGTAGAAGTTCAGGGGAAGCACGAAGAAAGAAAG AAGGACGGCCCTGGGTTTACTACCCGCCAGTTTAACCGCCGCTACCGGATCCCAAAGGGAGTGGACACCATGGCTCTGGAGTCGGCGATGTCTCCCGAGGGCGTCCTGATCATATCTGCACCTATGATGCAGACTGAGAACTCCACATCCCTGACCTAA